GCGGGATGATCCTGCTCACCACCGACCACGACGAGTACTTCGAATTCGCGTGCGCCGAGGCGGCGGCCAGCGGCGTCATGCAGGTCCAGATCACCGACCCGCCCGCCGCCGCACTGGAAACCAAGTACGCCCTCAAATGGCGCGACCTGGGCCTCGGCGCCCACCACGCCCGCTTCATCCCCATCACCCACCCGCCCGTCCCACACGGACACACCGAACCCTACCCGGAGGACCCCACCGCCGTGCCCCACGCCGTCCTGACCCTGCCCGACACCTTCGCCCCCCAGACCTTCCAGAAGATCACCGAACGCAACCCCGGCAGCCGCAATGCCGAGGAAGGCGGCGCGTGGACCGTCATCCTGCTTGACCTGTACGCCGGAGTGCGCGTGGGTGGCTGGGTCGTCCTGGCCCACGTCGTCGAGGGCGACCTGACCCAGGAAGTCCTGATCGGCATCACCGCCCGCGAGGACGGCACGCACCTCGTGCGCCTCGCCAAGTTCGGTGGCCCCATCATCACGACCGGCGTGAAAGCCGCCGTGGGCGTCGTCACCCGCTGGCTGGAGGCTCAGGGCGCCGTCGTCAAACACCACGGGTACTAAAATCACTCCTTGTAAAAGTGTATAAGGTGTTTTAGAGTGTCTGCATGAAGACACTCACGGTCACCGTCTCGGAAAACGGCCAGCAGATCGCGCAGTTCGAGATTGCCAGCGAGTCCAACGTCGCCGACATCTGGAAGGCGATAGAGCCACTCAGAACGGACAAAGCCGTGCCAGTGCCTATCAAGGTCGGCCGGAAATACAGCCGTCTCGCCCAGGCGTTTTCTCAGTTGACCGACACCGACACCCAGCTCTCATTCGCGCAGATCGAAGACTGGCTGGGGGAACGCCTGCCTGCATCCGCCAGGGAACACCGGGCCTGGTGGGCGAATGATCCATCCCACGCACAGGCACGCGCCTGGATGGCTCCAGGGTGGCGTTCTCAGGATGTCGATCTCGCCAGTGAAACACTGCGTTTCAGAAAACACCAGGAATGAAAGGGACAACAGTGTCGCACCACTTCACGACCGAACCCATGAGCGTCATCCTCCCCGCCGTGCGTGACCGGCTGCGCGCGGCGGGCGAGGTAAGTTTCGAGGTGCCCGACCCCGACGCGGGCCTGGGCCGCTACGCGGGCGAGGGAACCCCGCACGGCACGCACCGCCCCTGGAGCACCTGGACAGACCTCGCCGATTTGCTCGGCGCGCACCTGCTGACCCCGGACCGGGCAGGGGAGGGCCGGGTGCGCCTGACCCTGCGCGCCCACGCTCCTGCCCGCGACCCGGACCATGCCGGGTACGGCCCGGACGGCGACTGGGCACGTGTGAACAAGCTGGAGGACCCCATCTTCCTGGCGACGTTCGTCGAGGCGCTGCGCCGCGTGCAGCCCCCCCAGGGCGGGCGGGTGCTGGCGCTGGGCGTGAACGCCGGGCATGAACTGCACGCCCTGCCCCTGGCCTTCCCGGACCGCACCTTCGAGGTGGTGGGTGTGGACCTTGACCCGGCCGCCGCGCAGGCCGCCCGCGAACGCTGGCCCCAGGCGGTCATCCACGCGGCGGACGTGAACGCCCTGCCGCCCGAACTGGGCCGCTTCGACCTGATCCTGGCCCTGAGCCTCCTCCAGAGCCCCGGCGTCACGCAGGACGTGCTGCTGGCCACCCTGCGCCGCCACCACCTGAGCCCCGGCGGCGGCCTGATCCTGGGGTACCCGAACGCCCGCTACCGGGACGGCACCCTCTCGTACGGCGCCCGGATGCGCAACTACGCCCGCCCGGACCTGAGCCTGCTCGCCGCCGACGTCACGAACGCCCGGCGCGGCCTCCAGAAACACGGCTTCAAGGTGTTCGTGACCGGCAAGTACGAGGTGCTCCTGACCGCCATTCCGGCCCACACGACCACCCCCACCGACCTGGAGTTGTAGAGGCTGGAACGGTCGGCGGCGCGCCGCCCGGATGGGAAGCGCGCCGCCAGCGGGTGCGGTTCAGCCCTTGGTCAGGATGCGCACGCTGAGGATCTCGTCGGCGGTGGCGCCCTCGATCTCGGCGTTGCTCTGGTCCATGGTGCGG
The Deinococcus seoulensis DNA segment above includes these coding regions:
- a CDS encoding class I SAM-dependent methyltransferase is translated as MKGTTVSHHFTTEPMSVILPAVRDRLRAAGEVSFEVPDPDAGLGRYAGEGTPHGTHRPWSTWTDLADLLGAHLLTPDRAGEGRVRLTLRAHAPARDPDHAGYGPDGDWARVNKLEDPIFLATFVEALRRVQPPQGGRVLALGVNAGHELHALPLAFPDRTFEVVGVDLDPAAAQAARERWPQAVIHAADVNALPPELGRFDLILALSLLQSPGVTQDVLLATLRRHHLSPGGGLILGYPNARYRDGTLSYGARMRNYARPDLSLLAADVTNARRGLQKHGFKVFVTGKYEVLLTAIPAHTTTPTDLEL
- a CDS encoding DUF7662 domain-containing protein, giving the protein MKTLTVTVSENGQQIAQFEIASESNVADIWKAIEPLRTDKAVPVPIKVGRKYSRLAQAFSQLTDTDTQLSFAQIEDWLGERLPASAREHRAWWANDPSHAQARAWMAPGWRSQDVDLASETLRFRKHQE
- the trmB gene encoding tRNA (guanine(46)-N(7))-methyltransferase TrmB codes for the protein MIARLGDFRFPDSAARLYPDTPGRPWVLEVGFGDGRFWPHHATTFPEAPNYLGVELSGVSLLKANRRLRDANLTNAILTKLPADVLIREVIPHAGLDLIVVNFPDPWPKAGHTDHRLLRAPFFRMAASRLKPGGMILLTTDHDEYFEFACAEAAASGVMQVQITDPPAAALETKYALKWRDLGLGAHHARFIPITHPPVPHGHTEPYPEDPTAVPHAVLTLPDTFAPQTFQKITERNPGSRNAEEGGAWTVILLDLYAGVRVGGWVVLAHVVEGDLTQEVLIGITAREDGTHLVRLAKFGGPIITTGVKAAVGVVTRWLEAQGAVVKHHGY